A single region of the Vibrio cyclitrophicus genome encodes:
- a CDS encoding GNAT family N-acetyltransferase yields MSVIVREGSLEEVVSVVEQITEFAKKESVTSLSERLAGKTSLILVAEEAGVLLGFKIGYELDENTFYSWFGGVSSLARNKGVAQAQLDVQEQWVKQQGYQQLKVKSRNQFPAMLRLLLRNGYLIEKFEEKEDINDHRIHFLKQI; encoded by the coding sequence ATGTCTGTCATTGTGCGTGAAGGCTCATTAGAAGAGGTGGTTTCTGTTGTTGAACAGATTACCGAGTTTGCCAAAAAAGAGAGTGTAACGTCTTTATCGGAGCGATTAGCGGGTAAAACAAGCCTGATCCTCGTTGCTGAAGAAGCGGGTGTGTTACTGGGTTTTAAGATCGGTTATGAATTGGATGAAAACACATTTTATAGCTGGTTTGGCGGTGTTTCATCATTGGCGAGAAACAAGGGTGTGGCGCAAGCGCAACTTGATGTTCAAGAACAGTGGGTGAAGCAGCAGGGCTATCAACAACTGAAAGTGAAGTCTCGTAACCAGTTCCCCGCAATGTTGCGCTTGTTATTAAGAAACGGTTACCTAATCGAAAAATTTGAAGAAAAAGAAGACATTAATGACCATAGAATCCATTTTTTGAAGCAAATTTGA
- the hemB gene encoding porphobilinogen synthase codes for MSVSIQGQFPGRRMRRMRKHDFSRRLMAENQLSVDDLIYPMFILMGKERREPVESMPGVERLSIDLMLEEADYLSKLGVPAIALFPVVNQDAKSLCAAEAHNSEGLVQRAVRLLKEHVPNMGVITDVALDPFTTHGQDGIIDEDGYVMNDETTEVLIKQALSHAEAGADVVAPSDMMDGRIGKIREALEEAGHIHTQIMAYSAKYASCYYGPFRDAVGSASNLKGGNKKNYQMDPANSDEAIHEVAMDLNEGADMVMVKPGMPYLDIVRRVKHELQAPTFAYQVSGEYAMHKAAIQNGWLKERETVMESLLCFKRAGADGILTYFAKDVAEWLAEDNAQAAEHLQGK; via the coding sequence GTGTCTGTTTCAATTCAAGGTCAATTCCCAGGTCGTCGTATGCGTCGTATGCGTAAACATGACTTTAGCCGTCGCTTAATGGCAGAAAATCAATTGTCTGTAGATGACCTAATCTACCCAATGTTTATCTTGATGGGTAAAGAGCGTCGTGAGCCTGTAGAGTCAATGCCAGGTGTTGAGCGTCTGTCTATCGACCTTATGCTTGAGGAAGCGGATTACCTGTCAAAACTGGGTGTCCCTGCGATTGCTCTATTTCCAGTCGTGAACCAAGATGCTAAAAGTTTATGCGCAGCTGAAGCTCATAACTCAGAAGGTTTGGTGCAGCGCGCTGTACGTTTACTAAAAGAGCATGTGCCAAATATGGGTGTGATTACTGACGTAGCACTAGACCCGTTCACCACTCACGGCCAAGACGGCATCATTGATGAAGATGGTTACGTGATGAATGACGAGACGACTGAAGTCTTGATCAAGCAAGCATTATCACACGCTGAAGCGGGTGCGGATGTGGTTGCACCGTCAGATATGATGGATGGTCGCATTGGTAAGATCCGTGAAGCTCTAGAAGAAGCGGGCCATATTCATACCCAAATCATGGCTTACTCTGCGAAATACGCATCGTGCTACTACGGTCCATTCCGCGATGCGGTCGGCAGTGCTTCGAACCTGAAAGGGGGTAACAAGAAGAACTACCAGATGGATCCAGCAAACAGCGATGAAGCGATTCACGAAGTGGCGATGGATCTTAATGAAGGTGCGGATATGGTGATGGTTAAGCCAGGCATGCCTTACCTAGACATCGTGCGCCGTGTTAAGCATGAGCTGCAAGCGCCGACTTTTGCTTATCAAGTGTCTGGTGAATATGCGATGCATAAAGCTGCGATCCAAAATGGTTGGCTGAAAGAGCGTGAAACCGTAATGGAATCACTGTTGTGCTTTAAGCGTGCTGGTGCTGATGGCATCCTGACGTACTTCGCTAAAGATGTCGCAGAGTGGCTTGCTGAAGATAACGCACAAGCTGCTGAGCACCTGCAAGGCAAGTAA
- a CDS encoding TatD family hydrolase: MIDTHAHIYASEFDEDREQVVQRALAQGIDTILLPNIDLESIEPMLATEAQFPDVCRSMMGLHPCYVDANIEQTLKTIRAWFDKHDFIAVGEIGIDLYWDKTFKAEQEMAFVTQLQWAKDLDLPVVIHTRDSIEETLALLRQEQDGSLRGVFHCFGSSLEEAQAINELGFHLGLGGVSTFKNSGMDKVIPHLDMNYVILETDCPYLAPTPNRGKRNEPAYTELVAKRIAELRGITLEEVENITTTNAKSLFNL; this comes from the coding sequence ATGATCGACACCCATGCCCATATTTACGCGAGCGAATTCGACGAAGACCGCGAACAGGTGGTGCAGCGCGCACTTGCCCAAGGTATTGATACGATTCTATTGCCGAACATCGATTTAGAATCTATCGAGCCAATGTTAGCGACAGAAGCGCAGTTTCCTGATGTGTGTCGTTCAATGATGGGCTTACACCCTTGTTATGTGGATGCAAATATTGAGCAGACCCTGAAAACCATTCGAGCTTGGTTTGATAAGCATGATTTTATCGCCGTGGGTGAGATCGGTATCGACCTGTACTGGGATAAAACCTTTAAGGCCGAACAAGAGATGGCGTTTGTGACTCAACTTCAGTGGGCAAAAGATCTAGACCTACCTGTCGTGATCCACACCCGTGATTCCATTGAAGAGACACTTGCACTGCTTCGCCAAGAACAAGATGGCAGCTTACGTGGCGTGTTCCACTGTTTTGGCAGCAGCTTAGAGGAAGCTCAAGCGATTAACGAGCTAGGCTTTCATTTAGGTTTAGGTGGCGTGTCGACCTTTAAGAATTCAGGTATGGATAAGGTGATCCCACATCTGGATATGAATTACGTCATCCTAGAAACAGATTGCCCATATTTAGCACCAACACCGAATCGCGGTAAACGCAACGAACCAGCCTACACAGAGTTAGTAGCAAAACGCATCGCTGAATTACGCGGAATTACCCTTGAAGAAGTCGAAAACATAACCACCACCAATGCTAAATCATTGTTTAATCTATGA